The window GCACGGTGCTGGCGCTCAACAAGGCGAACGGCGCTCCGGTGTGGCAGAGCGCCCAGCTCAAGGACGCGGCCGCCTACGCGTCGCTCGTTCCGGTCGAGTGGGGCAACATCCGGCAGTACATCGTCTTTACGGACAGGAGCGTCGCCGGAGTGGCCGCCCGAAACGGCCAGGTTCTCTGGCGAGCCGATCGCCCGGGGCAGACCGCGGTCATCCCGACTCCCGTCGCCAAGGAGGGCATCGTTTTCGTGACCTCCGGGTACAACGTGGGCTGCAACGCGTTCCAGGTCGGCTTCGCCGGCGGGCGCTTCACGGTGCGCGAGCTTTATTCCGGAAAGCAGATGCGCAACCACCACGGAGGCGTCGTGCTCGTGGGAGACCACGTCTACGGATTCGACGAGGGGATCCTGAAGTGCATCGAGCTGAAGACCGGACGCGAGGTGTGGGCCGACCGCAGCGTGGGCAAGGGAGCGGTGGCGTACGCGGACGGCCATCTCTATTGCCGCAGCGAAAACGGCCCGATCGCGCTGGTCGAGGCGACGCCCGAGGCCTACCGCGAGAAGGGCCGCTTCGACCAGCCGGACCGGAGCCGCCGCCAGGCGTGGCCCCATCCGGTCGTCTTCGGCGGCAAGCTCTACATCCGCGATCAGGACGTGCTCCTCTGCTACGACGTGCGCGAGAAAAAATGATCCTGGCGTTGGCGGGATTCCTCCTGGCGGCCGCGCCTCAGGAGGCGTCCGAGCCCGGCGACTGGCCCTGCTTCCTCGGCCCCGACCGCACCGGAATTTCCCGCGAGACGGGGCTTCTCAAGGCGTGGCCCTCCGAGGGGCCGCCCGTTCTCTGGAAGCGTGAACTGGGCGAGACCTACGCCGTCCCCTCCGTGGTGCGCGGGGCGCTCGTGGTCTTCCACCGGGAAGGCAACGAGGAGGTCGTGGAGCGCCTCGATCCGGCCGGCGGCGCCCGCTCCTGGCGGTTCACCTACCCCACGGCCTACGTGGATCGTTTCGGGTATAACGGCGGCCCCCGCGCCGCCCCCACGATCGACGGCGGCCGCGTCTACGTCCTGGGAGCGGAGGCCCGCCTGCACTGTCTCGACCTCGAGACGGGAAAGGTCGTCTGGAAGCGTTCCCTCCATGAGGAGTACTTCCGAGAACCCCGGCAGAACTTTTTCGGCGCGGGGGTGGCCCCTCGTCTGGCGGGCGGCGCGCTCTTTCTCAACCTCGGCGACGAGAACGCCGGATGCGTCACCGCGATCGACGCGAAGACGGGCCGGACGCTCTGGAGAACCGATGGCGACGGAGCCAGCTATGCGAGCGCTTCCTTCGCCGACGTGGCCGGCAAACGTCAGGCCGTCTTCCTCACGCGCGAAGGCGGCCTGGGATGCGACGCGGCCGACGGCACGGTCCTCTGGCGCTATCCGTTCCGCGCGCGCGAGCGCTTCAGCGCCAACGCCGCCTCTCCGGTCATCCTCGGAGAGCGGGTGTTTCTGAGCGCCTCCTACGGGGTGGGCTCGGCGCTCCTCAAGCTCGAGGCCGGAGGAGCCCGGGAGCTCTGGAGGAACCGCGCCCTGGGCGCCCACTGGGCGACGCCGATCGCCGTGGACGGCTACGCCTACGGCTTCGACGGCCGCCACGAATACGAGGCGGAACTCCGCTGCGTGCGGCTCGAGGACGGACGCCTGATGTGGTCCCGCGGCGGCTACGAGCGGGGATCCATGATCCGGGCGGACGGACGCTTCATCCTCCTGGCGGAGGACGGCCGGCTCGTCCTGGCCGACCTTTCCCCGGAGGGACCGCGGGAGATCTCTTCCATCCGCGTCCTCAAGCCCCATTGCTGGGGCGCACCCGTACTTTCCCGCGGGCTCCTCTACGTCCAGAACTTCGACCACTCCGCCGGACGGGCGACACTCGTCTGCCTGGACCTCCGGACGAAGTGACCGCCGGCGCTCCTTGACTCTACGTTCCCGGCCGGCTTATAGTAACGACGTGACGGCCAACGGCGACCGGCGGTTCGAGAAAATCCTGCAGGGGATTCAGTACCTTATCCGGGACAACGAACTCCTGCGCGAGGACCTGCGGGAGTACGCCCGCCGCGCAGACGAGGACCGCCGCCGGATGAACGAACTCCTTCAAGACACGAACGAGATCGTTCAAGGCATTCGCAAGGCGCTGGTCGTCATCGGAAAACGCGGCGCGGATTTCGTGGAGATGATCCGAAAGCAGACGGAAGCGATCCAAAAGCAGACGGAAGCCATTAAGGAGCAGGGTCGAACCCTCGAGCGCATCGAGCAGAAAATCGCCACCCTGGGCCGGCGAAACGGAAACGGCCCCCGATAAGGCTCCGGAAGAGCGAATCCCACCTACTCGTTCCGCAACGCTTCCAGGAGCGGCCCGCGCAACGCCAAGCGTGCCGCCCCCTGAATCCACGCCCACGAGAGCGCCCCGATCGCCAGAAGGAGCCCCACCAGAAACGCCGCCGGCACCTCGGTTCCCGGCCGGGCCAGCGCCGGCCCCACGGCCAGCGCCGCGGCCGCCGTGCCCGCCGCCAAACCCGCCGCCACGAGGAAACGATGCTCCGCCGCCACCACGCGGAGCGCTTCTTCCGGCGAATACCCCACCGCCCGCAGGAGCGCCAGCTCGCCCCGGCGCTCCATCACGCTCCGCAGCACCAGCACCCCCAGCCCCGCCGTGCCCAGGAGCATCCCCAAACCGCCCAGAACCATAAACAGCGTCAAATACGTCGCCTCGACCGCGTAGAATTCCCGGAGCCGCTCCGCTGACGCCGTCCAGTCCACCCCCAGCGTTTCGAGCCGCTCCGTCAGGTACGCCCGGAGGCGCTCCTCCCGCCCGGCGGGCGCCTCCACCAGGAACACGCGCGTGCCGCTCTCGGAGGGATAGAGCCGCGTGAAGTCCCGGTGGGAGATCAGAAGCCTTCCCTGAAAAAGCGTCAGCCGCGAGGGAAGCGACCCCACGATCCTCACCCGGAACGGCCGCCCCCGCTCGTCCGCGAAATCCAGATCGTTCCGCCGGAGCTTCCATGCCACGGTCGCCGAATCCCCCGCGAGCGCCGGGATCGCGCCGTCCGGCAACGGCCGCTCGAGAAGCCGCCAGAGGTCCGCCTCCGCAAACGCCCCGCGCCGCGCGAACGCTTCGGGATCGACGCCCAGAAGCGGCGGCGCCAGCGCCTGATTGAGGTTGAGGCAGCTCGCGTCGTCTCCCTCGCGCATCCGAAGCTGAACGAAGGCGACCCCGTCCATCATGTCCCGGTCGGTCAGCCGGTACGTCCGCCGCCCGCGCTCGCCGTTGAGGTCGTCATGGACGGCCACGCTCGATTCGCCGTAGAGGACGAACCCCCCCGTGCCGGACCGCCGGTTCCCGGCGCCGCGCACCGGATCTTCCTTCATCGCCCCCACGGAGAGCACCAGGAACGAGCCGCAGGCGAGCATTCCGGCCGCGGCCGTGGAGCGACCCGGACGGCGAGCCGCATTGCGCGCCCCCAGGCGGCCCAGCGTCAGCTCCCCTCCGGACGGGCGCCCGAGCGCCCAGCGCACCGACGCGATTCCCGCAACCAGCGCCAGCGCCCCCGCGGCGAAAAAGGCCGGCGCGGGCTGGTCCATCCCCGACCCGACAGCCCCCGCCGCCACGGCCGCCGCCGCCACGGCCGATGCAACGCCGATCCTCTTCGCCCGGCCCGCCCCGATTCGGCCGCCCTCCTCCGAAAAGCCCCCGGCCA of the Planctomycetota bacterium genome contains:
- a CDS encoding PQQ-binding-like beta-propeller repeat protein, which gives rise to MKTFCAIAVVLLGGPGGVLALQSGKAASIESEWPQYRGPKRDGLSPDKELLKQWPSGGPPLAWKTTGIGDGYSSLIVAGNRLYTLGDVDNSCRLIALNAADGKILWSTPLGPAGGHNDYPGPRSTPATDGTLVFALTQNGDLACVQAATGRLVWKVNLESQFGGRMMSGWRWSESPLLDGNLVVVTPGGSKGTVLALNKANGAPVWQSAQLKDAAAYASLVPVEWGNIRQYIVFTDRSVAGVAARNGQVLWRADRPGQTAVIPTPVAKEGIVFVTSGYNVGCNAFQVGFAGGRFTVRELYSGKQMRNHHGGVVLVGDHVYGFDEGILKCIELKTGREVWADRSVGKGAVAYADGHLYCRSENGPIALVEATPEAYREKGRFDQPDRSRRQAWPHPVVFGGKLYIRDQDVLLCYDVREKK
- a CDS encoding PQQ-binding-like beta-propeller repeat protein; translation: MILALAGFLLAAAPQEASEPGDWPCFLGPDRTGISRETGLLKAWPSEGPPVLWKRELGETYAVPSVVRGALVVFHREGNEEVVERLDPAGGARSWRFTYPTAYVDRFGYNGGPRAAPTIDGGRVYVLGAEARLHCLDLETGKVVWKRSLHEEYFREPRQNFFGAGVAPRLAGGALFLNLGDENAGCVTAIDAKTGRTLWRTDGDGASYASASFADVAGKRQAVFLTREGGLGCDAADGTVLWRYPFRARERFSANAASPVILGERVFLSASYGVGSALLKLEAGGARELWRNRALGAHWATPIAVDGYAYGFDGRHEYEAELRCVRLEDGRLMWSRGGYERGSMIRADGRFILLAEDGRLVLADLSPEGPREISSIRVLKPHCWGAPVLSRGLLYVQNFDHSAGRATLVCLDLRTK